DNA sequence from the Tachysurus fulvidraco isolate hzauxx_2018 chromosome 1, HZAU_PFXX_2.0, whole genome shotgun sequence genome:
TTGAGTGAGTTAATCTGAGCCAGAGTCTTTAGATCTCACCGTTTAATCTGACGTGCAGAGCTCATAGTGACGTTTCTAAGGagactttaattaaatttacatttacagcatttagcagacgctcttatccatagtgacatatattttttttatttcagtttatacacacacacacacacacacacacacaattgagggttaagggccttgcacaggggccctgcagtggcaacctggtggacctgggattcaaaccaatgatattctgatcagtagtcacacaccttaaccactgagctactgtaCCAGATCCCCCAAAATTTCACACTGCACCTTTCTGTAAAGAGGCTCGTGTTAGAAGACCATCACCTTTGGCCCCAAGTGTGTAGAAACACAGCGAGATCTGCAGAGGCAGAGTTGAAGAGCGGTGTGTGAACCCTGAGCACCTTGAGGAAGGGGGAAGGATGAAGAAAAGCTAAAAGCCTAATAAATGTAGACTTGGTGTCTCTATCTCGTCCTCACCTCAGAGGAATCGGGACTGATGCCCACACCGAAGCACAGACGAGTGTAAATCAGAAGTAACAAGGACTCCAGGGTTAAGACCAGGCCGTGAATCACAAgctataaaataaagtaaaatcagAGTCCTTGAACAAGTGGAGATTAATGACTAAAGGACGAAAAGCAGCAGCAGGACGAAGTCTCACCAAAAGACCCCCACCAAAAGGAACTTTgtgctgatgatgatgttggctgagatccagcagctgtgtgtgtgtgtgtgtgtgtgtgtgtgtgtgtgtgtgtgtgtgtgtgtgtgtgtgtgtgtgtgtgtgtgtctgagtgtgtgtgtttctgtgtgtctgtgtttctgtgtgtgtgtgtctgtgtttctgtgtgtgtgtgtctgtgtgtgtttctgtgtttgtttctgtgtgtgtgtgtgtgtgtgtgtgtgtgtgtctgtgtgtgtgtttctgtgtttgtttctgtgtgtgtgtgtgtgtgtgtgtgtgtgtgtgtgtgtgtgtgtgtgtgtgtgtgtgtgtgtgtttctgtgtgtgtttctgtgtgtgtgtgtgtgtgtgtgtgtgtgtgtgtgtgtgtgtgtgtgtgtgtgtgtgtgtgtgtgtgtttctgtgtgtgtgtgtttctgtgtgtgcagttaataataatgataataattacacctttattacacttttaccacagcaatttgccccACATTAacttattacttattttttattaaagaatgaatgTTTATCGTGTTATAGTTGTGTTTATTGTTACACAAAGTAAAGTGAGTTCctgttttctcttctgttctctcacTCAGTCGCTCAGCAGCTGAACGTTAACAAGAGAAAAAATGtacacagcttgtcatgttactgagaaaccataaagaagtgtaaactctcttacacacacacacacacacacacacacacacacacacacacacacacacacacacacattaacattccTGGCATTCAAGTTacataatctgtgtgtgtgtgtgtgtgtgtgtgtgtgtgtgtgtgtgtgtgtgtgtatatgtgtgtgtgtgtgtgtgtgtgtgtgtgtgtgtgtgtgtgtgtgtgtgtgtgtgtatatatgtgtgtgtgtgtgtgtgtgtgtgtgtgtgtgtgtgtgtgtatgtgtgtgtgtgtgtgtgtatatgtgtgtgtgtgtgtgtgtatatgtgtgtgtgtgtgtgtgtgtgtgtgtgtgtgtgtgtgtgtgtgtgtgtgtgtgtgtataatctaGTTGTAAGTGGTGTTTCCACCTTGCCAGTGTTCTGTGCAGTGTTCTAAACACCCTTGTGTTCCCTACACTGAGGAATCCAGTGATTTGTGTCGTGCACTAATACAGTGCTCACTAGATGACAGACGGGTTCTCTGCTGTACGATCTCCTGCTCTATCACAGTGTATCTGTGACCCTTTTATACCTGcatcatttatacacacactcagattctTCAGATTTATCCCATCATGAGAATCTTAAATCTTTCTTAAAAATGTTCTATTAAAACATGAATAATTTATTgacattttattgtgtgtgtgtgagtgcgtgtgtgtgtgtgtgtgtgtgtgagagagagagagagagagagagagagaggcagtgtgtgcatgtgtgtgtgtgtgtgtgagagagagagagagagagagagagagagaggcagtgtgtgcatgtgtgtgtgtgtgtgtgtgtgtgtgagagagagagagagagagagagagagagagagagaggcagtgtgtgtgtgtgtgtgtgtgtgtgtgtgtgtgtgtgtgtgtgtgtgtgtgtgtgtgtatgtgtgcgtgtgtgtctgtgtgtatgtgtgtgagagaggcagtgtgtgtgtgtatgtatttgtgtgtgtgtgtttgtgtgtgtgagtgtgtatgtatgtgagagaggctgtgtatgtgtgtgtgtatgtgtatgtatgtgagagaggcagtgtgtgtgtgtgtgtgtgtgtatgtgtatgtgtgtgagagagaggcagtgtgtgcatgtgtgtgtgtgtgtatgtgtatgtgtatgtgtgcgtgtgtatgtgtgtgtgtgtgcgtgtatgtgtctgtatgtgtgtgtgtgtatgtgtgcatatgtgtgcatgtgtgtgtgtatgtctgtgtgtgtgtctgtgtgtatgtgtatgtgtgtgtgtatgtgtgtgtatgtgtgtgtgtatgtgtgtgtgtgtgtgtgtatgtgtgtgtatgtgtgtgtgtgtgtgtatgtgtgtgtatgtgtgtgtgtatgtgtgtgtgtatgtgtgtgtatgtgtgtgtatgtgtgtgtgtatgtgtgtgtatgtgtgtgtatgtgtgtgtatgtgtgtgtgtgtgtgtgtgtgtgtgtgtgtgtatgtgtgtgtatgtgtgtgtatgtgtgtgtatgtgtgtgtatgtgtgtgtatgtgtgtgtgacattagccaCACTGATGACTGTGATGGCAGATGAAGGGGAACTGAGTATGAGAGATAAGACTGGCACtcagagaatgtgtgtgataGCAAACACCCCCTTTAAGCCCTAaatgtgagtctctctctctctctctctctctctctctctctctctctctctctctctctctctctctctctctctctctctctctctctctctctctctgtcaggaaAGTGACCCCACAGTGAGCTGTTGATGTAACCTACTGCCTAAAGCTCTCTGAGAGAtgatcatgcacacacacacacacacacacacacacacacacacacacacacacacacacacacacacacagaaaggaaaatgtacataacattatttatcTAATATTCTAATATTCCCCCCACACACTGTATGATCAcaatgttttattactttacCCAATTCCACAGATAaattcttctgtgtgtgtgtgtgtgtgtgtgtgtgtgtgtgtgtgtgtgtgtgtgtgtgtgtgtgtgtgtgtgtgtgtgtctgggaaagGGAACAAGATAGTTCATATTTTGTGTAACTGATCAAACTTTCTGGTTGAAACAATAGCcccaatctcacacacacacacacacacacacacacacacacacacacacacacgcacacgcacacgcacacgcacacgcacacacacacacacacgcacacgcacactgtgCAGTTCACCGGGCTGGATTCAGGAACATGTTTAGTGAATGACATCATCTACAAGGGAACAAACAGCACtgcttaatgtgtgtgtgtgtgtgtgtgtgtgtgtgtgtgtgtgtgtgtgtgtgtgtgtgtgtgtgtaaatatgtaaatctcAGTCATACAAAAGCTGATGGTTAAAGAAACTTCATGTGaaatacgagagagagagagagtgagagagagagagagagagagagagagagagagtgagagtgagagagagagagatgtggacaaagaagacacacagagagtctcacagatagaaaaacaaattgagaaagagacagaaacaaacaatcagacagtctgtgtgtgtgtgtgtgtgtgtgtgtgtgtgtgtgtgtgtgtgtgtgtgtgtgtgtgtgtgtgtgtgtgtgtgtgtgtgtgtgtgtgtgtgtgtgtgtgtgttgtgtgtgtgttccagctgAAGCTGAGAGTGTTTAACGGAAGAGATGCTGAAtgagatgaagagaaaaaagagagagggtgTGATGGCGGGAGGGAGACAGCTGAGCTGCAACAGACACCACACTGTGATGGGAACCAAGGACtgcaggtgcacacacacacacacacacacacacacacacacacacacacacacacacacacacacacacacacacacaacctgcatACAGAGAGGAAATCAGAGGCAGAAAGAGATTTTCTGGTTTTGAGAATCTGAGAACACtgattcatgtgtgtgtgtgtgtgtgtgtgtgtgtgtgtgtgtgtgtgtgtgtgtgtgtgtgtgtgcgcgcacgtgtgtgcatgtgtgtgtatatgtatgtgcgtgtgtgtgtgtgtgtgtgtgtgtgtgtgtatgtgtgtgtgtgtgtgtgtgtgtgtatgtgtgtgtgtgtgtgcgtgcatgtgtgtgtatatgtatgtgcgtgtgtgtgtgtgtgcgtatatgtgtgtgtgtgtgtgcgcgcacgtgtgtgtgtgtgcatgtgtgtgtatatgtatgtgcgtgtgtgtgtgtgtgtgtgtgtgtgtgtgtgtgtgtgtgtgtgtgtgtgtgtgtgagaaggcaCTTCATCCCCCCAACACTACACTGcagtagtgtgtatgtacagagCTGTACTGCGGTGTCTCGACCACTTCCACCACTGACAGCTGACTGATCTGGTCTTGTGTTTATAGAACACATTTTTATCCCTTTATAGTTACGATTAAAGCCGTTTGAGTTacttcctgttgtcacttacattacagcagctataaacactcgaGCTGTCTGAGCCGCTGCTGTAGAGATTTATTTAACACCTGACGCCCAATCACAACACAGCGGTGTTTGGTGTTCATCACTAAACAGAATCCCTCATCAGCACCATCATTAGAGCCCAGATGTATGACGTAATGGTCCGGATCTTTTATGTGGTTTATTCTGCAGTAAAACGTGAgactttcattttgttttttctgccccctagtggacaggagtttatttcaaatacatgtttaaacagaacagaattctctctctctctctctctctctctctctctctgtctgtctctctttttataATTGATTTGAAATTAAAGATCCAAACTGaactatttttttgttttcttttttctaaggCAAGCTATAAAAGTTACACCGAACATTCCTCAAGGTTTCCTCTCTAAAAGCTCATAACTTACAGCATCATTACTGTGTCATGTGGATAAGAAAAGAATATGTGAAAGTCTAATTGTGATTATGTTGatttaaatactaataataaacactttcaGTTTCatcaaactcacaaacaaacacaagaattattcatttaattgttTCTTTATCTGGTTTTTGTCCaatgtgtcatttttgtttgtttaaccaGCTTCTTCCTGGTTTCTGTATTTAACCAGATCAGGCGGTTTGAGCTCACCAAACACAACATGGTGAAATGCactcttcttcatcatcttctccttcatcatcttctccttcatcatcttctccttcatcaacttcttcttctctccatatatttttttatctccttCTCAATGATGCTCTCCATTCTTCATCTCTTGTTCTTTAGTGGCTGTAACCATAAATTCCCTGCTCTGAGTCACCGTGAAGGCAGATTTGGACGTTTCGATTTCAGGAAGTCTGTGTCATATGagtactttaattttttttcttcaggatGGACGTCACATGTGAGgggtttgtgttttcttttcatggTGTATCTACAGCCTCGCTCACTGCAACACTGAGACACTCCTCCATGTCTCCAACATCACCAGCCATGTTTAAGTCCTTTTTCAGTTCACAGTTAAGTTCCTGTTCAGCCACCACACCATTCACACACTCCTTGCCTTGAAGTTCAGCTACCAGAGCATCTACCGGACCATCTACAGAAGCATCACCAAACACCTGCTCCTGGCACACTCCATTTTCTTTAGCTACTGCTGGTGAAGGTTCTTCTGTTGATCCAGCACTTTCACATTCTCCATTTTCCAGCGTCTTCTCTGTAAATCTGCAGGGTTCTGCAGGTGTGATCTCATTGGCTGAGGTGGATTCTGAAATGACAATCTCAGGTACGGGTTCCTCAGCATCTGAAAGAAATTCTGGTTTACCTTCTGTTTCAGGGGCAGAAGGTGCTAATAAAACTGTTTCAGACTCTGGTTTAACTTCTTGTTCCAAAGTCCCAGAAGGTTCTGTGATCTCAGCTTGTACTTGCTTAACTTCCATAGCATTTAAAACTTCCTGGACAGCTTCCTGTACTACTTGGCCAGCTGCAAGTTCCACCTGAGCAGCTTCAGGCTCTTCTTCAGCAATTACAGACTCATCTAGTTTAATTCCATCCAGCTCTGAGGCAGCTACAGGCTCATCTGGGCAAAGTGAGCCTTCCTCAATAGTTGCTTTTTGTAGTGGCTCAGTAGGTTCCTCTGGAGCACTTTCAGCCAGCTCGGAGATCAATATACTATCTACTAGTGCAGGTAATGGTTGTTGGGAGATAGGAACTGTCTCCACTGGGGAAGTTAAAGGTTCCTCAGAGACATCTACAGCCTCTACTGGGGAAGAATCATCCTCTTGTGTACCTAGTGGTTTCTCAGGCGCAGCagattgtttaaataaatccGGCTCCTCTGGTACAGATTTCTGTGGCAAAGTTTCTACAAGCACTGTTGGCTCCTCTGGGGCAGCTGCTGGTTCACTGGATGCAGTCCCTATGGGAGCAGAAACATTCACTTCTTGTACAGTTGTGGGCACCACCAGGGCTACAGCATTCTCTTCTGGAACAGGTTCAAACTCCTCTGGGACAGTAACAGACTCTACTGTGGTAGGAACAGCTTCAACTGCCAGTTTATCTGGTTCATCTGGGGGAGCGGCAGACTCTACTGGAGAAGAAACAGAATCTTCAGGTACAATCGGTGGTTCCTGAACTGGGGCAACAAATTTTTCATTTGCTGCTGATTCATCTGAGGCAGGTGTTGGTTCCTCTGGGGCAGCTACTGGTTCTTCAGAGACATGTGAATGATTCACAGGGGCAGATAATTGTTCTTCAGAAGAGGGACCAGATGCCTCAGGAGTAGCTACTGGTTCTTCCAAGGCAGGAGCAGATTCCACAGGGGCAGCTGCTGGTTCTTCCAATGCATGAGCAGATTCCACAGGGGCAGCTGCTGGTTCTTCCAAGGCAGGAGCAGATTCCACAGGGGCAGCTGCTGGTTCTTCCAAGGCAGGAGCAGATTCCACAGGGGCAGTTGCTGGTTCTTCCAAGGCAGGAGCAGATTCCACAGGGGCAGCTGCTGGTTCTTCTAAGGTAGGTGTAGGTTCCACAGGGGTAGCTACTGGTTTTTCTGTGGCAGGTGCAGATTCTTTTGGGGAAGCAACTGGGTCTTCAAAGGCAGAAGCAGATTCCACATGGGAATCTATTGGTTTGGAGGCAGATGCAGGTTCCACAGGGGCAGCTAATGATTCTTCAGAGGCAGGTTCCACAGGGGCAGATTCCACAGGGACAGCTACTGATTCTTCAGAGGCAGGTTCCACAGGGGCAGGTTCCACAGGGACAGCTACTGATTCTTCAGAGGCAGGTTCCACAATTGCAGGTTTCACATGGGCAGGTCCTACTAGTTCCTCAGAGACAGGTACAGCTGTTAGATTCTCTGAGGCAGGTACGGATTGTTCTGGTTCCACGGGAGCAGATAATTTTTCTTCTGAGGCAGGTGCAGTTTCCATTGCAGCAGCTGCTGTTTTTTCTGCAGTTGGTGTGGGCTCATCTTTTGCAGGTGCAGGTACCTCTGGGGCAGGTGTTAGTTCTTGTGGAGCTGAAGCAGCTTCCACCCTGGCAGTTATAGCTTCcacatgcttttcttttacttgttctttgtttgtttctgatgGAGGTTCAGGAGGAGCTGTAGCACTTTGGGCCACTTGCTCTGCTTTGATCTCTGCAGTTCCATCCTGGTTTATTTGAGGAGCTTCAGCTTTCTGCTCTGTTGAAGCTGTAGCTACCACAGCACtctcctcctttttctctttaGGGTCACTGACATCATatcccttcttcttcttgctcAGCTTACCTCCCATAGTGTGACCTGTAAAACCATGAAATCTGGTGTTAGGTGATTAATCAAAGCACTTTGTGTTTCTTCAGCATGAATCTTATCATGTGTAAATCTGCGTATGAAGAGAATCACTAATGTGAACTAGGATTAAGCTTCAAATCATAAAACCGTCTATTAATTTCTGCGATTTTCTAAAGGGATTATGCTCAATATCAACAAGTTAACTCAATATCTATTCAGTTCAGAAggaaagtaatggcaccctgcACAAAGGAGGAGGATCTTGTGTTTGAATGGAAGCTGATGCACTGCAGTGGAAATCTGCACACACCTCACCCTAACCCTCTCTCTAACCCCCACCCTaaccctctccctctcccccaccctaaccctctccctctctttctcaatAACCctctctctaaccctaaccctttctTTCTCCCTAACCCtctccctaaccccaaccctctccctaaccctaaccccaaccctaaccctctCCTTCTCAATAACCCTCTCTCTAACCctctctctaaccctaaccctttctTTCTCCCTAACCCtctccctaaccccaaccctctccctaaccccaaccctaaccctctccctctctttctcaatAACCCTCTCTCTAACCctctctctaaccctaaccctttctttctccctaaccctaaccctctccctaaccctctctttctccctaaCCCTCTCCCTAATGCGTTCTTTCTCCCTAACCCtctccccaaccctaaccctccCCTAACCCtctccctaaccctaaccctcccCCTCTCCCTAACCCtctccctaaccccaaccctctccctaaccccaaccctctCTCCAACCCTAACCCTCTCCCTaaccctctctttctccctaaCCCTCTCCCTAATGCGTTCTTTCTCCCTAACCCTCTCTCCAACCCTATCCCTCTCCCTaaccctctccctctccctaaCCCTCTCCTTCTTCCTAACCCTCTCCCTCAACCTTTCTCTAACCCtctccccaaccctaaccctaatcctccCCCTCTCCCTAACCTTCTCTCCAACCCTAACCCCCCCAACCCTCTCCCTAACCCTCtctccaaccctaaccctaaccctcccCCTAACCCTCTCTCCAACCCTAACCCTCTCTCCAACCCTAACCCtctccccaaccctaaccctaatcctccCCCTCTCCCTAACCCTCTCTCCAACCCTAACCTTCCCCCTAACCCTCTCCCTAACCCTCtctccaaccctaaccctaaccttccTCCTAACCCTCTCCCTAACCCTCtctccaaccctaaccctaaccctcccCCTAACCCTCTCCCTAACCCTCtctccaaccctaaccctaaccttccCCCTAACCCTCTCTCCAACCCTAACCCtccccctaaccctaaccccaaccctgcTGTCAGCTCTCTTTCAGATAATCACTTTTTCACAGGGAGTTTTGGGATCATTTACAGCTTGGAATTTCAAATTACGAGTAAGAGAATGAAGAAAATCAGCTAAACCTTTACAACcatggtagttttttttttttacttcagtttGACCAAGAAAACAATTCATAAAGCTGAAAGATTAGATAAATGAAGTCTGTAGCTTTGAGTAAACCCACAGGGACTGAATTCTAACACTGTAAAAGTGTTGACCTGCCACATGAAGGTGGTTAAAACAGAACCTGTGCTTCACACTGTGCAGCCCGACTGCTTGTGTAACCCCTTTAGCTAGCTGACAGCTGCTATTATTGTGTACAAAGAAGTAAAGAGTTTCTGAGCACAGTGCACTCGGGGTAGGTCCCTGGAATCGTCTAAACAGACTTTTCTTCAGCTAATACAGTAATGAGAGTAAATTCAGTTTTGACCCAAATGCACAACTGAGGGCAATTCATCAATTCATGCATTAAAAGCAGGACTGGAACACAGGATTAATTAACCATGATGGAAGTGAAAACTGATAAAAGCGTGCACTGTGTGTGGCTGCCAGCTTCGTCTGCGCCGTGTCGCCTTTTAAAGGGCATTCACTTTATTCACCATGTCGAACTCTGCCAAATAAAGAAGGTTTGAAAGCAGTCCAAAAGCTGCAGGAGACGAGGACGAATGAAAGACAAATGGCTGCTTGATGGAAATTTCACATGGTTCTTGTAAAGATTGTGGAATGCTGAGTAAGTCATACACCAACGAGCCGCAGAGTTCCTCACTCATCCCTCACTCACAGCATTTACATATAAAGTCTGAATTTTCAGAGTCTCTCTTTAAGAGAAGGACACAACATGTTAAATCAGGAGAGAATTTTAACCTCAGTGTCGTGGGAAAATACGAGCTGGATCAGTGCCAGGagagcaacacaaacacaaaatgaccTGCTTAAAGAGACAGAGTTCAACACTGTAGTGCTGCTGTTAGTGTCGGCTGATAGGACGTCCGTGGACGACTGGGTGAGCTCGGCGCAGCGAGGAGATAAGGGTGGAGAAAACAGCTGATTAGataacacacaactgtacactgCAGCTCCACCATAcagcacacaaaacacaaaatcttGCAATGTTTTAATCCCATTATTTAATCTGCTTCTGTTTTATATGCTACCATGTGCTACAACTAACAAAAATCTTTCAGCTTTTTggagttaataaaataaatgagatcACTGCGTTCTTCAACAGCCAGCTTACACTTtgtagaaaattattttttttaaaaaccttctTGAGTCCAGAGCGTCTACACGCTTACTGAATGTACATTAATGCTGAACGTTCAGATGCAGAGATTTTAAAGAATTATTCTTGCCTTGTTGCTGGTGTGATGCCTGCAGCAGGAACAGCCCAAAGTGCTGCTGCACCGCTGCATGCGTTAGAGGATGCGCAGTCATGCACCACCATAATGCATAAATCGATCTGAGTGCTGAGCTCGGCAGAATGTACCGGCTTTTATTATAGCTCACTCTCTGGGACACGATTACAGCCTCAGCTACTcttttatatttgtaaatatagcATAAGGGCAGAAAATATAATATCTACAAATCTAACGACGATTATTTTTGCTGCCACAAGGTCACTATGACACTGTTGTACATTTACAGTGTGATAACACATAAAATACCCAGACTGGCCATTACAACACCACCAGGAAGCAGATTTTTTTCCACCTGaagtgtactgtacagtgtatGAGTAACCCTTTGTGTTTAATCAGTAGTGAACGTTGTGCCTTGGACAGTGAGcagaaattaaaaacattatttcaagGTCAGAATAAATGAAGTGGAAACGGTTCAGAGTTCTGAGTGTTTTATTGCTCCTGCTGTTCAACATCACACCCGAGTCCTAACCAGACGATCTGTGCATGCACAAGTTCACTGTGAGCTTGTGAGGAGATGCTGGTGATGCTCCGAAACACTTCCTTTACAAATCGACTTCCagagatttttattaaaagaaaataaagcatgaaaatataacaaagcaaaaatacTTTTTCCGTctgctttgtctgtctgtctgtctgtctgtctgtctgtctgtctgtctgtctgtctgctctgtctgtctgtctgcctgtctgtctgcctgtctgacctgtctgtctgtctgtctgtctgtctgtgtgacagaCGTCATCCTCGTGCCTCAACCTGCTATTGTTTTTAAACTAGCGTCATTTCGCATCATATACACAAACTTTTCAACTTAAtattctgtatctgtttagatCAGAAAGTTGCAGAAATCTAAATtcttaaaatgataaattaataatttcatCAACAATGTCTGTGTTATTGATTGGTTTATGTTCAAATTGTgtctgaaaaaatatatataataatttaatgtatgtgtatttatgaaCTTTAGATGATATATCCGATGATTTATGTAGCTTTACTAGCTagaatttagtgtgtgtgtgtgtgtgtgtgtgtgtgtgtgtgtgtgtgtgtatttactagCTAGAATTTAGGATCTTCTTTATTATAAACTGtacaaaaaatgttaaatagatcaacaaatttaaaaaaaaaacgtgattaGTTTACAagtaatgaacaaaaaaaaatcgagGCTGAAGTAGTTGCCATGGCAACTGGGCCCGAGTAGTTTCAGCGAATTCCAGCAAAATCTCGCGATAATAGGATCTGATCGCCGTGAACGTGCACGAGCAGCTTGTACGAGCTTCACAATTAACTTTAAAATGATAACGAAGGTGAAGGCGGGATTTAATGTGACTGAATAATGTGAACaggtttaatttaataatatacaaataatgcaaacagaaaatagataaaatctgttaaaactttaaaatcttttaaagagagagaaagagacacagagagagagagagagacagagaaagagagagacagagaaagagagagagagagagagagagagagagagagagagagagagaccaaccTCCTCCCATTTCATCAGACACAAAGACTCTGTACAGCTTTAACAGGGCTTCAGAAGAAATGatgtataaggtgtgtgtgtgtgtgtgtgtgtgtgtgtgtgtgtgtgtgtgtgtgtgtgtgtgtgtgtgtgtgtgtgtgtgtgtgtgtgtgtgtgtgtgtgtgtgtgtgtgtttgagccaTAGAGAACAAAGAAAAGCTGAGTGGTGTAGAGCCGGTACTCTGCTcacttcttctcctctcttcactaaacctgtagtgtaactgagatatgtgtgtgtgtgtgtgtgtgtgtgtgtgtgtgtgtgtgtgtgtgtatatagaagTCTACACACCTGTCTGTTGTACCCTCAGTAATCCAAACGagtgaggaagatgatgaagaagtgAACAcgtctctctccttttctcctttctctgaTTCTGGTCCTCTTAAAGCTTCTGTGCTGTGTGAGACATGTGGCTATACAGTGCAGACCCACCCCCTACTGCACCTCCCTACtgccctccctcactccctacACCCTCCCCCATTCTCCGTACACCCTCCCCCTCGCTCCCTACACCCTCCCCCTCGCTGATGgtggtggactttgctaag
Encoded proteins:
- the si:dkey-56m19.5 gene encoding calphotin → MGGKLSKKKKGYDVSDPKEKKEESAVVATASTEQKAEAPQINQDGTAEIKAEQVAQSATAPPEPPSETNKEQVKEKHVEAITARVEAASAPQELTPAPEVPAPAKDEPTPTAEKTAAAAMETAPASEEKLSAPVEPEQSVPASENLTAVPVSEELVGPAHVKPAIVEPASEESVAVPVEPAPVEPASEESVAVPVESAPVEPASEESLAAPVEPASASKPIDSHVESASAFEDPVASPKESAPATEKPVATPVEPTPTLEEPAAAPVESAPALEEPATAPVESAPALEEPAAAPVESAPALEEPAAAPVESAHALEEPAAAPVESAPALEEPVATPEASGPSSEEQLSAPVNHSHVSEEPVAAPEEPTPASDESAANEKFVAPVQEPPIVPEDSVSSPVESAAPPDEPDKLAVEAVPTTVESVTVPEEFEPVPEENAVALVVPTTVQEVNVSAPIGTASSEPAAAPEEPTVLVETLPQKSVPEEPDLFKQSAAPEKPLGTQEDDSSPVEAVDVSEEPLTSPVETVPISQQPLPALVDSILISELAESAPEEPTEPLQKATIEEGSLCPDEPVAASELDGIKLDESVIAEEEPEAAQVELAAGQVVQEAVQEVLNAMEVKQVQAEITEPSGTLEQEVKPESETVLLAPSAPETEGKPEFLSDAEEPVPEIVISESTSANEITPAEPCRFTEKTLENGECESAGSTEEPSPAVAKENGVCQEQVFGDASVDGPVDALVAELQGKECVNGVVAEQELNCELKKDLNMAGDVGDMEECLSVAVSEAVDTP